One segment of Arthrobacter sp. MMS18-M83 DNA contains the following:
- a CDS encoding histidine phosphatase family protein: MPLTTFALIRHGQTDWNAQRRLQGSTDIPLNDVGRGQARDAVAVLSGYEWDAIVSSPLSRAAETADLIAAGLGRSVDRRVPELTERRFGPAEGLRAGPELDALRISGNLRGAESEDEAASRGLGALEALAEEFRGRRVLVVAHGTLLRVSLNRAIGRTLESIDNAVLNLAHHHPVDGWQLEYFNGERILTSVRS; this comes from the coding sequence ATGCCCCTCACGACATTCGCCCTCATCCGCCATGGCCAGACAGATTGGAATGCGCAGCGCCGGCTGCAAGGATCCACTGACATTCCGCTCAACGACGTCGGCCGCGGCCAAGCGCGTGACGCCGTCGCCGTCCTGTCGGGTTACGAGTGGGACGCGATCGTATCCTCGCCGCTGAGCCGGGCCGCGGAAACTGCGGACCTGATCGCAGCCGGGCTGGGGCGCAGTGTGGACCGGCGCGTGCCGGAGCTCACCGAGCGTCGCTTCGGACCAGCCGAAGGCCTCCGGGCCGGCCCGGAACTGGACGCATTGCGCATCTCCGGCAATCTCCGGGGCGCAGAAAGCGAGGACGAGGCAGCATCCCGCGGTTTAGGAGCGCTGGAAGCACTGGCTGAAGAGTTCCGTGGCCGCCGCGTCCTGGTGGTCGCCCACGGCACGCTCCTCCGGGTGAGCCTCAACCGCGCCATAGGCCGCACCTTGGAAAGCATCGACAACGCTGTGCTCAATTTGGCACACCATCACCCCGTTGACGGCTGGCAGCTCGAATACTTCAACGGCGAACGCATACTGACCTCCGTCCGGAGCTGA
- a CDS encoding phosphodiester glycosidase family protein: protein MKSPLKSRSVLTAGLVLAVSSAILSPVGPTHADGGQNSENGRDRSAHLNLGAADLPENRTVTTLAPGVTLTKISRGGADSSLFWTAEVAIPSDSPDPDAPASALSSQATAQRTADKLKAAGVDARVEQVQSPQLADAGGDLGYRVRAGRLAARADGAPIVAKIKAAGFASSVIYSGWDGDAGTSTKTRGPWNLDVITIDPGTYQGQLAASFGPDLEKRETTSQLASDAHAIAAINAGFFVFDPKAGAEGDPAGVGVYAGKTLSEPVADRPALVIDGKKNATSIQRLTWAGKISSGSGETALDGIDRVPGLIRNCGGANDLPTPRALQDVTCTNPNELVTFTPEFGPSTPAGAGLEVTVDSHDTVTSIAETRGSAVPAGGHTVQATGTDVARLRALAPLGAKLKIDAGLLGEDGKTLHTNKSTSVVNGGPLLVKDGSEDVTVKHDGMVHPNDGNSFYYGWVHKRNPRTFAGTDAQGRTMLVTADGRSTASLGLSLKEEADVAVSLGMVQAMNLDGGGSTTAVAGGKVLNSPSGGSERAVGDALLVLPARKHEQ, encoded by the coding sequence ATGAAATCCCCCCTTAAGTCCCGCAGCGTCCTGACTGCCGGTCTGGTACTCGCCGTCTCTTCAGCGATCCTCAGCCCCGTGGGCCCCACCCACGCCGACGGCGGTCAGAACAGCGAAAACGGTAGGGATCGGAGCGCGCACCTCAACCTTGGTGCCGCCGATCTTCCCGAGAACCGGACCGTGACAACCCTCGCCCCAGGCGTCACGTTGACCAAGATCAGCCGTGGTGGAGCAGACTCTTCGCTTTTCTGGACGGCTGAAGTTGCCATCCCTTCGGATTCGCCGGATCCTGACGCGCCCGCCTCGGCGCTCTCAAGCCAGGCCACCGCGCAGCGCACCGCCGATAAGCTCAAAGCCGCCGGCGTCGATGCCCGGGTCGAACAGGTCCAGTCACCCCAGCTGGCTGATGCCGGGGGCGATCTCGGATACCGGGTCCGCGCCGGCCGTCTTGCAGCGCGGGCCGACGGGGCCCCTATCGTCGCGAAGATCAAGGCCGCCGGTTTCGCCTCGTCCGTGATCTACTCAGGCTGGGACGGCGACGCCGGGACCAGCACGAAGACCCGCGGACCGTGGAACCTTGATGTCATCACGATCGACCCAGGGACATACCAGGGTCAGCTTGCGGCCTCATTCGGCCCGGATCTGGAGAAGCGGGAGACGACCAGCCAACTGGCGTCCGACGCACACGCCATCGCCGCGATCAACGCTGGTTTCTTCGTCTTCGATCCGAAGGCCGGTGCCGAAGGTGACCCCGCCGGTGTTGGTGTGTACGCCGGGAAAACCCTCAGCGAACCCGTCGCCGACCGTCCGGCCCTGGTCATTGACGGCAAGAAGAACGCCACCAGCATCCAGCGCCTAACCTGGGCCGGGAAGATCTCCTCGGGGTCCGGGGAGACGGCTTTGGACGGCATCGACCGGGTTCCCGGCCTGATCCGAAACTGCGGCGGCGCCAACGACTTGCCGACCCCGCGCGCACTCCAGGACGTCACCTGCACCAACCCGAACGAGCTCGTGACCTTCACCCCGGAGTTCGGGCCGTCCACTCCTGCCGGGGCGGGCCTTGAGGTGACGGTGGACAGCCACGACACCGTAACTTCCATCGCAGAAACCCGCGGTTCGGCTGTTCCTGCGGGCGGACACACGGTCCAGGCGACTGGAACCGACGTCGCACGGCTCCGCGCACTGGCGCCCTTGGGCGCCAAGCTGAAGATCGACGCCGGCCTGCTCGGCGAGGATGGCAAGACCCTCCACACCAATAAGTCCACGAGTGTCGTGAACGGCGGCCCGCTGCTGGTCAAGGACGGCAGCGAGGACGTCACCGTCAAACATGACGGCATGGTCCACCCCAATGACGGAAACAGCTTCTACTACGGCTGGGTCCACAAGCGGAACCCCCGGACCTTCGCCGGGACCGATGCCCAGGGTAGAACCATGCTTGTCACCGCAGACGGACGCTCAACGGCCTCGCTGGGACTGAGCTTGAAGGAAGAGGCGGACGTCGCCGTGTCGCTCGGCATGGTTCAGGCCATGAACCTGGACGGTGGCGGCTCAACAACAGCGGTTGCCGGCGGAAAAGTCCTGAACAGCCCGTCGGGCGGATCGGAGCGTGCCGTCGGGGACGCCCTGCTCGTGCTCCCTGCCCGCAAGCACGAGCAGTAG